The window TCGTCATGCGCCTGGCCGGCCTGACGATGTGGACGGCCACGCACCCGCGGGACGCCGCGGCGCGCGTCGGTATCGAGGGCGAACTGCGGGCCGGCATCGGCCGCAGCGTCCTGTTCGTCACCGTCGTCGCCGGGGCCGCGCTGCTGGTGATCCTCTACGGGTAACCGGCGCACTGCGCCGTCCTCCTCGCTTCTCGACGGCTGTTCAGGACAGCTCTGCGGCCAGCTCCTCGGCGACGCGCTCGCCGAGCCCCTGCTTGTCGCCCTCGTACTCGCCGACGCCGTCGGGGCGGACGACCAGCGCTCGGGTGTCCGCCTCGCCCATCACGCTCGCGTCGTTGGCGACGACGAAGGCCATGTCGACGCGCTCGCGCGTCTCGTGCGCCCGCTCAATCAGCGCCTCGTCGCCGACTCCCGTCTCCGTCTTGAAGCCGACCACGGACAGGTCGGGGTACGCCTCGCGGACCGAATCGACGAGCTTCGGCGTCGGCGAAAGCTCCAGCGTCAGCGACTCCCGGCCCGACTCGATCTTCTCGTCGCGGGCCGCGACGGTGTAGTCGGAGATGGCCGCCGCGGAGACGAGCGCGTCGGCGTCGGCGCAGGCCGCGACCGTCGCCTCGGTCATCTCGGCGGCGCTCTCGACCCGCTCGACGTCGGCGTAGTGAACGTCCGGGCCGTCGTGGACCAGCGTCACGTCCGCGCCCATGACGTGGCAGGCCCGCGCGACGGCGCGGCCCGTTCGGCCCGAGGCGCGGTTCGACAGCGTCCGGATCGGATCGACCGACTCCGTCGTCGCGCCGCTCGTGACGACGACGGACTCGCCGGCCAGCGTCTGCTCCGCGGTCGCCCGGGCCGTCGCGGTCGCGATGGCATCTTCCGTGGCTATCTTGGCCTTCCCCTCCTCGATCCGCGGGTCGACGAACTCGACGCCCCACGACTCGACGCGATCGATGGCCTCCAGCACGCCGGGGTGGTCGTACATCGGCTCGTGCATCGCCGGTGCGACCACGACCGGCACGTCCGCGCCCAGCGCCGTCGTCGCGCAGGTCGTCACGGGCGTGTCGTCGATCGCGGCCGCCACCTTCCCGACGGTGTTGGCCGTCGCCGGCGCGATCAGGAGGACGTCCGCCCACCCCTCGCGCCCGCACAGCTCCACGTGCTCGACGGCGCCCGTGATCTCGGTGATCGGCTCGCGCCCCGTGGCGAACTCTACCGCCCAGGGGTGGACGATGCCCGTGGCGCTCTCGGTCAGCACGGCCCGAACCGACGCGCCCCGTCGGCGCAGCTCGTGCGCCAGTTCGACGGTCTTGACCGCCGCGATCGATCCGGTGACCCCCAGCGCCACGTTCACGTCCGAGAGCATTTGCCCCCTCTTTGCCGGGGCGAGTCTTATAGCCCCTGTTCGTCGCTACGGTCTCGAAGCGCCGCAGCGGCCACGAACGCCAGCACGGCGACGAGCGTCGCCAGCAGCGCGACGACAGCCCGACGGAGGCCGATCTGCGTCTGCGGCGGCGCGAGCAGCGGGACGAGGAACTCGTGGGCGAGCGCCACGGCGACCGCGCCGCCGCCGACGACGAGGCAGGACGCGGTGAGGTGGACGAACTCGCCGCGGCGCGTGTCGGCCAGGCGGCCGAGCTGGCGGCCGACGCTCGACGCGTGCGAGCCCAGGTCCCAGCACAGCAGCGCTCCGGCGACGCCCAGGAACACGACCGGATCGGGGACGGAACCGGCGGCGGCGATCGTCGAGACCGCGAGCAGGCCGCTGCCGACGGCGAACCCGGCGTCCGCGGCCGGAAGCAGGTCGTGGTCGACGCCCACCGCGACGAGCGGACTCGCGACGGCGAGCAGTACCGTGACGGCGACCAGAGCGACGGTCAGCCCGGCGAGCGGGGCGACGGCGACGGCCAGCGTCGGGACCGACGACGGGACGACGCCGTCGACGACGTGCGGTACGACGGTCAGGCCCAGTCCGAGCGGGACCGCCACCAGAATCGCCAGGACGCCGCCGGCGCGGTCCGCGAGCCACCCGCCGGGGTCCGACCCGAGGAACGTCACCACCAGTATCCGGACGCCCTCGGCGAGCAGGACGACCGACAGCAGGGCGACGACGCCCCAGAGGAGGGCCTGGATCGCGCCGGCGGTGAGCAGGGACCCGACCGGGCCGGGAACCAGCCGTCCCAGAATCGGCGTCCGGAGCGACAGCAGCGCCAGCACGACCTGCCCGGCCAGCACCGCCCAGTAGCCGCGCGGCGCGTCGGCGCCGTCGACGTCCCGGAGCACGTCGCGGAGCGATCGCTCGTCGGGATCGGTGGCCGGCAGCCAGTCGTCGAGCACGGGACTGACCCGCGACAGCAGCGCCAGGACCAGCAGCACCTGGCCCTGTATCGCCACCAGCGCGACCAGCGGCGTCGCCGTCGTCACCGCTAGCCCCACCACGGCCACAGCGACCCAGGACAGGTGGACGAACGCCCCGAGGAACGTCACCCCGAGAGCGACGACGAAGACGGTCGCGACGTTCCGGCCCGGCACGCGCCAGAGTTCCCAGTCCCGGTCGAACCCGCCGTCGACCGCGTTGGCCGTCGCGAAGGCCACGCCGACGGTCGTCGCGACGAGGAGCCAGAGGCCGGGCCCGTCGAGCGCGAGCGCGTACCCGGCGACCAGCAGGAGGCTCCCGACCACCGTCACCGCGCTGGCCGCGGCGCGCCCGCGACGGCGGTCGCCGGTCGCCCATCGGACGCCGCCGCCGACGGCGAGCGCACCGAGCGACCCGACGACCGCCGGCACCGGTCCGGCGACGGCCGTCCCGATGGCCAGCGCGACCGACAGCGCCGCGGCGACGGCGACCGTCGCCGTCCGACGCGCCGGCCGAAAGACCGGGGCTCGGCCGGTCATCGCGACCACCGCTCCGTCGCCCGTTCGATCGCCCGCGGCAGCGGCGCGTCTACGTCCCAGTCGACGACGCGTCCGATTCGTCGGACGCGGTCGATCCGCTCGCGCCGCTCGATTCGCTCGACGGCGTTTCCGGGCGTCTCGTCGCTCGTCAGGTCGGGGCTGACGACCGTCACGTCGCGGTCGCGGGCCGACAGCGCCGCGGCGACGTCCGCGGCCTCGTCGTCGAGCAGCGGCGAGCAGAACAGCACCTGCGCCCGGTCGGGCAGCCGCTGGTGCAGTTCGGGCACGTCAGTCGGCCCGCGGCGCGCCCCGCGACCGATCGACGGCCCGTCGCCGGACGCCCCGTACAGGAAGACCCGGCCGTCGAACCCCGCCGCCGTTGCCGCCCCGTCGCTCGGCGCCGCGTCGGGGTGGGCCTCGTGGATCAGCAGCCGCCGCAGCCTGAGCGCCTGCGTCCGGCCCGTCCCGGGCGCCAGATACGCGCCGTCGTCGTACAGCGCGGCGCCGACGCGGTCGTCGCCGTCGAGCAGCGCCGTGCCGACCCGCTCCGCCGCGTACTTCGCGAACTGGGTCGCCGTCGGGGAGCGGTCGGTCCGTGCAAACTCGAGGCGCGCGTCCACGAGCACCACGACGGCTGCGCTGCGCCGCGCCTCGTACTGGACCGCGGTCAGCTCCCCGGTGCGGGCGAAGCGCTTCCAGTCCACTCGCCGCATCGAGTCCGTCGACTCGTACTCGCGGACCCCGTAGAACGAGACGCCCTCGCCGGGGTCGTCGGCCTCGTTGCGACCGGGGTAGGGCAGCGTCTGCGTCCCCGGCGACACTTCGTCGACGGTGACCCGGCAGGACAGCTCCGAGTCGGCGCGGACCGTCTCCCGGACCTCCTCGTCGCCGGACAGCGACCGGCAGACGACGGTCGTCTCCCCGAACGCGTGGTCGCCCCGGCGAGCGCGGACGGCGTAGGAGAACGTCGCCCTCTCGCCCGGCTCCAGCGCGGTCCCGAACCGCGGCGACCCCTCGACGACCGCCAGCCGCGAGGGGACGCCGTCGACCAGCCTGACGTCGTGGAGGGGCGCCGCCCCGTCGTTGGTCACCGCGACGGTCACTTCGACGCGCTCCCCGGGCATCGGCGACGCCGTCGACAGCGTCCGCTCCAGCGTCAGGTCGGGCCGGGGCGCCGGCGTGGCGGCCTCGTAGGCGGCGTACACGAGGCCGACGGCGGCCGCCGACAGCAGCACGGGCTGGCTCGTCGTCACGCCGGCGGCGCCGGCGACCAGCGCGACCGAGAGGCCGACGTCGCGGTGGGAGACCGCCTCGAGAGTCACCGCGACTCCCCCTCCGACAGCCGCGAGATCTCGTCGACCGTCGCCTCGACCTGGCGCCGGAACGCCGCCCCGTGCAGCCAGTCGCGGACCTTGATCGGGAGCGGCCGCTCCGGCGCCGACGCCCCGCCGAGGAACGCGGCGGCCCGGGGGTCGTCCGTCCAGGAACCGTCCACGACGCGTTCCACGGCGACCTCCTCGGACAGACCGGTCTCCGAGGCGAGCACGCGCACGGTCAGGTTCCGAAGGTGGTCGCGAGTCTCGCGAGCCGTGCGCGACTGCCAGGCGCTCGTGGCGTCGACCCGCCACCCCATCCGCCGGATCGCGTCGTCGATCGCGGTCCCGGCGGTCCGTTCGTCCCGTTCCCAGTACCGCGTCTCCGGGGCCGCGGTCGCCAGCTCGACCGGCTCCTCCCGCACGCGCACGGTCGACTCGGACCGAGCGTACGTGACGCCCAGGCCGACCAGTCCGACGAACGCGGCCAGCAGGAGGATCCAGACGCGGAGAGCCCCCGTCGTCTCCGCGTCGAGGATCGCGAGGTAGCGCGCGGGGACGACGAGCGCGCCGAGCGCGACGGCGAGCGCCAGGCATCCGACGGCCATCGCGACCGTCGACGCGCGCGCCCGCTCCGATTCCCGATCGGTCGCGCCGTCGGTGCGCAGCGTCGCCCGGGCCGTCCCGGCGCCGACGTCACCCGGTGGTTTCGCCGCTGACTCGGCCCGGTCGTCGGCGGGGTCGGTCTGGCGCTCGCGCTCGGATTCCCCGTCCGCGCGCTCGGACTCGACGGTCGCCGTGCCGGCCATCAGTCGTCACCTCCCCGGAGCGAGTCCAGCGCGCTGCGGGCGCGAGCGACGCGCTCGTCGGTCTCCCCGCGACCGCCGTAGCGCACCTCCCGGAACAGCCGGGTCAGCCGTCGCACGGGCCCGGACGGGAGGCCGGCCGCGACGGCCCGGCGTGCGTACTCGCCCGGCGTCCGGGCGTCCGGGTTCTCGACCGCGACTCGCTCCACCAGCCTGCGCCAGGCCTCGGCGACGCTGTCGACGGGATCCGGCTGCGTCGATTCCTCGTCCCCGCCCATGGCTGCGACGTCCCGGGCGTCGTCGGTGGGCGCGTCGTCCGCCGACTGCCGCCACTGCACCAGCCCGGAACTGAGCGAGTCCGTCGAGAACCCGCCGAGCGCGGCGAGCGGGGCGACGGCGAGGCGCGGGACGGTCGCCAGCCCGCCGGCCAGCAGCCGCGCGGCGGCGCCGGCTTCCGCCATCGCGGTGCTCGCCGACGCCGCGGCCACGGCGATCCCCTCGACGGTCCGGGCGAGGCCGCCGGCCACCTGGAACAGCGCAGCCGCGGTCAGGCGCGACAGCCGCGGGAGCGAGAGCCGGGGAAGCGACGGGAGCGGGCCAATCCCGCTGTCCCGCCCCGACCTGCCCCCGAACACGACGGCGAGGACGGCGACGACGACCAGGAGCGTGATCAGGGGCAGCCACGACGGGCCCGACCCGCCCACGTCGCTCGACGCGGCGGTCGGTGTCGCCGTCTGTGTCGGGGTTCCGTCCGACCCTCCGGACCCCGATCCGTGCTCCGTGGGGTCGCCCGTCGACGGTGTCGGTGTCGGAGTCGGGGTGGGGGTCGGCGTCGGGGTCGCGCGCCCGTCGTCCGTCGGCGTGTCCTGGGCGGCGCCACCGCTCCCGGCCGCCGATCCGGACTGGATCGCGTCCTCCGGCACCTCGGCCGGTTCGACGCCGAACGCGGCCTGGACGTGCGCCGTACCGAGGACGACGGCGACGACGGCCACCAGCGCGAGGACCGCCCGCAAGCCGTTCCGTGCCACTATTAGTTTCGACATATCCCCGGCGTTCCTAAAGCGTTACCGTGCTCGCGAGGCCGTCACCGACCCGAAGAGCTTTGATCACGTGCGGGCAACGTTTCCGACGACAATGGGGCCGGACACGACGCTGACCCGCCGCGTCGCGGCCACGCTCGGCGCGCTCGCGCTGCTGAACCTGGCGTTCGTCGCCGCGGTCGGGTACCTGCTCGCTCCCTGGGTGCGGCCACTCGTGGCCGCCCTCGCCGCGGCCCTCCCGCTGGGTCCGGCGTCGGCCCCGGTCGCCTGGCTCGTCGCCGTCGGCGCGCCCCTGCTGGCGCTGTTTCTCCGTGCGCAGATCGGATACGCGCGCCGCTACGCAGTGTCGGCCGTCGGTGCGCGCGAGGTCGACCGCGACGAGTATCCGGACCTCCACGCCCGGATCGACCGCCTGGCGCACCTCGCGGACTGCCCGCCCCCGCGCGTCGCGGTCGTCGACTCGGCCGTGCCCAACAGCCTCGCCGTCGGGACGGCGCGCGACGCCACCGTCGTCGTCAGCGAGGGCCTGCTGGAGACGCTGGACGACGCGGAACTGGACGCCGTCCTCGCGCACGAGCTCGCCCACGTCGCGAACCGCGACGTGACCGTGATGACGCTCGCCACCTTCATCCCCGCGGTGGCCAGCGGCGAGTACGCGCCGCTGGCCGACCTGCTCGGCGGGCGACGCGTCTGGCCGGTCGCGGCCGCCGGCGCTGCTCTCGTCGCCCTCGCGGCCGCTACAGTTCCCGACGGCGTCGCGGCGGTGAGCGCGCTCTCCGCTGCGGCAGCAGTGCTCATCGCGACGTACCTCCTGGGCGGCATCGTCCTCGGCGTCGTGGCCGTCCCCGTCGTGCTCCTGAGTCGCTCGCTCTCCCGGACCCGGGAGTTCGCGGCCGATCGGGCCGCCGCCGTCGTGACCGGCGATCCCGCGGCGGTCGCGAGCGCCGTCAGGACGCTGGCGACCGATCCGGCGCGCCCGCCCGACGCCGACAGGCGCTCCGCTCGTCGGGGCGTGCGCGCCCTGTGTTTCGTGTCCCACGGGTTCGGCGGGGACGGCGCCGAAGACCCGCCGTTCGACGTCCCCGTGCGATCCCACCCGCCCGCCGAGGATCGGACCCGGCGTCTCAGGGAGGTCGCCGCGGACCAGTGACGCCCGCGGGCGATCGGTCGTCGCCCCTCTCGCGATCCGACTCGAGTCACCGCTGACGGACCGCAGTCGTAGCGATCGGGTAACTATACCGCCACACACGGCATCTAGATGGCCTGTACCGTGTAATATCGGCCGAACTGGAAGCGGCTATTAAGTATTCTAAATTCTCACTCGAATTAGTTTTTATCGGAACCTGTAGCGGAGCTATATCGACGATCGTGGCGTACTACGTTCAGGAGAGGCATATTTTCTTATTTTCGGAAATTTCGACGGGCGTAATCGCTATACGGCGGTAGAACCATCATCAGATGATGTCGCCACAAGACCATCGAGTCGCACGTGACCCAGCGGGCGCTCGCGAAGCCCTCGCCGCGGGGTGTTCTCAGTCGGTATGAAGCAGGAGAACGCTCCCAAGCAGAGTACCGAGGACCTACTGGAGATCCTGGCGGACCCCCGGCGCCGCTTCGTCCTCTCGCACCTGTCGCGAAACGGCCCGGCCACGCTCTACGAGCTGAGCAGCCGGCTGGCAGAGGTCGAGGACGTCGACTCCGCCGCGGACTGTCCCGACTCGCTGACGACGCAGCTGTACCACGTCCACCTCCCGAAGCTCGAGGAGGCCGGGCTGATCACGTACGACCCCGTGAACCACGACGTCGAGCCGGTCGACATCGACGACGAGCGGATCTCGGGGCTCCTGCGGCTGGCCAGCGAGGCCGACGACGTCAGCGAGTGAGGGCGTGACCACTGCGACCGCGACGGCGACGATTTTTCCGCTCGGCCGCGGTCACCAACTCGCGTTCCCGTAGCTCTTTGTGTACCCGCACAAACGTGTATCCGTGGACTCCGTCGAAGTCAGTACCGTCGTCTATCTCCCGCCCGAGGAGGTCTACGAGTTCCTGAAGGACTTCCCGGGGTACGCCCGCTACTCCAAGTACCTGCAGGAGGTCCGCCAGGACGGCGACGGCTCGCCCGGCACCCGCTACGCGCTGACCTTCGCGTGGTGGAAGCTCACCTACACCGCCGTCTCTGAGGTCACCGCGGTCGACCCGCCGAGTCGCATCGACTGGCGCGTCGTCTCGGACCTCGACGCCGACGGCCACTGGCGAGTCGAACCCGCCGACGACGAGGCCCCGCCCGACCGCGAGCACGCGTCCCGCGTGTGGTTCACCGTCGCGTTCGATCCCGACTCGGCGACCTCCGACACGGTGGACCTCCCGCGGCTGGTGTCGCTCGACTGGGTCGTCGAGAAGGTGAAGCCGCTCGTCCGCGAGGAAGCGGAACGGATCGTCGAGCGCATCGTCGCCGACCTCGAGGGCGAGCGCCGCGACGTCGACCTGCGCATCCACGACGGACCGGACGACGTGTAGCGCCCGTTCGTGGTGTCACACGCGACCCTATTGGGGACGGACTGCGTCGCGAGAACGGCCCGCGATTCGACGGCGGCGCTACTCGGGCTGGTCGTAGTCGCCGCCGTACTTGATGAACACGTACCCCATCCCCAGCGTCGCCAGCATCACGAACGACGTCGCGACGCCCATCGACTTCACGCTGTCCGGCATCGTGGGCCCGCCGGCGCCGGACCCGCCGCCACCGCCACCGCCACCACCACCGCCACCGGCGGTGGGGTAGTCGGAGCCGACGACGACGGCGCCTTTCATGCCCAGCCCCACGTGGGGTTCGCAGATGTACGGGTAGATGCCGTCCTCCTCGAAGGTGTGTTCGTAGTTGACGCCCGACTCGGAGTAGGTGTCCGAGCCGAGGGGCCCGTCGCCGTCGGAGACGACGTTGTGGCCGCCGCCCTCGCCGGTCCACTCCCACTGAACGGTCGCGCCGTTGTCCACGTGGATGGCCGCCGGGCCGAACCCGTAGGCGCCGCCGTTGGCCTGTACGCCGACCTCGACCGTCGCCGAGTCCTGCCCGGTCGCGTCCGTGACGCTGCCGTCGAAGTTGCCGACGCCGTCGAGGAATCCGCCGAAGTCCGGCGTTCCGCCGCCGCCACCGCCGCCGTCGCTCTCGTTGTCCTGGCCGGCCGCGACGCCGGAAGCGCCGGCCGCCGCCGTCGCCCCAGCGGCCGTGCGCATGAACGCGCGACGCGAGACGTCCGCCGTACCCTCTGTCATACCCGGCGCTTGGGAACCGTCCGTAGTGAATCCTCCGCTTCTCCACGACCTTTTTACTGCGGGGGGTCGCCGGAGGCGACCCCCGCTTGCAAAAACGTCGATGAAAAACACCTCGCGAGCGCTCCGCGCTCGCGAGTGAATCGCGCTCGCTTCGTTCCCGTGAGCGAAGCGAACGGGAGCTCGGAAGAGCTTGCTCTTCCGGCGCTCGCGCGGATGCTCGTCCGCACCGCACAGCCGCCCGAACCCTATGACTGGCCCGCGACGGGGTATAAAAACGTCCCGGCAGTGGCACCGCTCTCCGGGCTTCCCAATACCTAACCCCGGCCGACCCTGAACACCGGTGATGTCGAATCAGCAGCCTACTGCCGAGAGCGTCCCGACCGCACAGGGCATGCCGATGCTGGGGCTGGGAACGTGGCAGAACACGGACCCCGACCAGTGCGCCGACAGCGTGGCGGAGGCCCTGGAGGCGGGCTATCGCCACGTGGACACGGCCCAGGCCTACGACAACGAGGAAGACGTCGGTCGCGGTATCGAGCAGGCCGACGTCGACCGCGAGGACGTCTTCCTCGCGACGAAAGTGTGGATCGACAGCCTCGCGGGCGACGACGTGATCGAGACCACCGAGGAGAGCCTGGCGAAGCTCGGCGTCGACTCCGTCGACCTGCTGTACGTCCACTGGCCCGCGCGGACGTACGACCCCGAGAACACCCTCCCCGCGTTCGCGGAGCTGAAAGACCGCGGCCTGATCGAACGCATCGGGGTCTCCAACTTCGAGCCCCGGCACGTCGATCGCGCCCGCGAGGTCCTCGACGAGCCGGTGTTCGCGAACCAGGTCGAGATGCACCCGCTGCTCCCCCAGGAGGAACTGCGGGAGTACGCCGAGGAGACGGGCCTGGAACTGGTGGCCTACTCGCCGCTGGCCCGCGGCGCGGTGTTCGACAACGACGTCATCTCGGCTGTCGCCGAGGACAACGGCGTCAGCGAGGCCCAGGTCAGCCTCGCGTGGCTGCGCGAGAAGGGCGTCACCGCCATCCCGAAGGCCTCCAGCGCGGACCACCTCCTCGACAACTGGGAGAGCCTCTCGCTGGACCTCGACGACGACGAGATCGAGCGCATCGACGCCATCGACGAGCGCGACCGGCGTATCGATCCCGACTTCGCCCCGGACTGGGACTGAGCGGAGACGAAGTCTCCGCGAGGGTCGGAAGGCGCAAAGCGCCTTCCGGGAGTGAGAGGAGGCTTGTCCTCCTCGAACGTCGGGAGACGCGACGCGTCTCCCGGGAGTGAGAGGCGGCTCCGAGAACAGTCACTATACTGACTATTCTACCATCGCTGCCGGCCGCCGAACACGCCCGTTTTCCGCGTCAAAACCGCAATACGTCATCGGGTCGACGTTACGACAGCCGAAAGGAACAAAACGGAACGACGAGAAACGGATCGACATGGCAGTCGGGAGCGAGCGAGGGATCGTCGGCGGCATCAGGATCGACCTGAAGCGGCTGCACGAGACCTGGATGGAAGTTGTCTATCCCCGCCAGCGCGGGGCCGACGACACCGTGTTGGGGAAGTGGACGCCAGACAGCCAGTTGCAGCTGGCCCTCTATCGCCTCTGGTCGGCCGTCGGGATGCCCGTCATCGCGCTGGTCTACCCGCTCGTCCTCCTGGGCGCGTTCCTGCGGTTCCAGACCCGCCGGATCGACAGCACCGCCGCCCGCCTGGGCGTCGTCGGCGTCATCGGGCTCTCCGTGCTCGTCTGGGGCGCGCTGATCGCGCTCGCCAGGTTCCAGCTTGACCTCGACCCCGGCGGGCTCGTCGCCGTGATCGCCGCCAGCGCAGTCGCCACCGTCTCCGCCGCGCTGGCCGTCTTCACCCGGCGCGTCGGCGGTCGCGGGACGACCGTTACGCTCGCGTACCCCTTCGGGATGACGGCTATCTTCCTGCCGCCGGTCGTGGCCGCGCTGTTCTCCCAGGACGTCGCCAGCGTCGTCCTCCCCAGCAGCGACAGGCTCGCCCGCTGGCTCCTCTGGGACGTGCTCGATCTGGTCGGCCTCGCCGACCCCCTCGTCGAGAACTTCGAGCGGGAGGGCGGCGCCTACGCCCTCATGTGGCTCGGTATCTCCGTCCCGCTGGGATGGGTGCTCGGCCTGCTGGTGACGCTGGCCGACGTCGTGCGACCGACCGAGTAGAAGCTCCCCATCGGGCGACAGTCGTCTCGACAACGCTTTTCCCGGATTGCGTCCTTCCTCGGGACATGGAGTTCAACCAGACCGTGACGGCCGCCGTGTTCGCCGTCGTGTTTCTCGTCATCGCGGGCGGAACGCTCACCAGTCCGATGCCACAGCCCCTCAGCATCGGAATCACCGTCGGCCTGCTCGTGTTCGGGCTCGTGACGCTGTTCGTCGGCGTCAAGCACGGCGAGTACCGCGCGTCCTCGCGGTAGGGGCGGCCGGTCAGAGCACCGACGCGGGATCGATCGTTCTCCCCTCGGGCGCGTCGCCCGCCGCGACGGCGACCGTCCCCTCGGCCTCGTCGCCCAGTACCACCGTCGCACCGACGCGCATCGGCGCGAGCAGGCCGGCGACGACCGCACCCGCTCCGGTGACCGGCGCGCGGATCGCGACCGCGTCGTCCTCGTCGAGGTCGTGGTCGGCCACGACCCGGCGGCTCGCCGCGAGCAGTTCTCCGTGGGTGTACAGCTCGTCGGCGGCCAGTGCGTCGTCGTCCGGCGCGACGTCGCCCGGCGGCTGCAGCGGGTTCTCGCTCCAGGCCTCCCGCTCCAGTTGCGCGACCGTCGGGTCCTCCGCGGGACCGCCGTAGGCCAGGGTCTTCGTCCCGGGGCCGCGCTCGTAGCGGTCGAGCCACGCCGCCGGCGCGACGAACGCCTTGGCGTCGACGGCGCCGGGCGGATTCAGGTCGACGACAGCCCCGTC of the Halomicrobium salinisoli genome contains:
- a CDS encoding DUF7269 family protein, with protein sequence MAGTATVESERADGESERERQTDPADDRAESAAKPPGDVGAGTARATLRTDGATDRESERARASTVAMAVGCLALAVALGALVVPARYLAILDAETTGALRVWILLLAAFVGLVGLGVTYARSESTVRVREEPVELATAAPETRYWERDERTAGTAIDDAIRRMGWRVDATSAWQSRTARETRDHLRNLTVRVLASETGLSEEVAVERVVDGSWTDDPRAAAFLGGASAPERPLPIKVRDWLHGAAFRRQVEATVDEISRLSEGESR
- the coaBC gene encoding bifunctional phosphopantothenoylcysteine decarboxylase/phosphopantothenate--cysteine ligase CoaBC, giving the protein MLSDVNVALGVTGSIAAVKTVELAHELRRRGASVRAVLTESATGIVHPWAVEFATGREPITEITGAVEHVELCGREGWADVLLIAPATANTVGKVAAAIDDTPVTTCATTALGADVPVVVAPAMHEPMYDHPGVLEAIDRVESWGVEFVDPRIEEGKAKIATEDAIATATARATAEQTLAGESVVVTSGATTESVDPIRTLSNRASGRTGRAVARACHVMGADVTLVHDGPDVHYADVERVESAAEMTEATVAACADADALVSAAAISDYTVAARDEKIESGRESLTLELSPTPKLVDSVREAYPDLSVVGFKTETGVGDEALIERAHETRERVDMAFVVANDASVMGEADTRALVVRPDGVGEYEGDKQGLGERVAEELAAELS
- a CDS encoding type II toxin-antitoxin system RatA family toxin, whose translation is MDSVEVSTVVYLPPEEVYEFLKDFPGYARYSKYLQEVRQDGDGSPGTRYALTFAWWKLTYTAVSEVTAVDPPSRIDWRVVSDLDADGHWRVEPADDEAPPDREHASRVWFTVAFDPDSATSDTVDLPRLVSLDWVVEKVKPLVREEAERIVERIVADLEGERRDVDLRIHDGPDDV
- a CDS encoding DUF7519 family protein — its product is MTGRAPVFRPARRTATVAVAAALSVALAIGTAVAGPVPAVVGSLGALAVGGGVRWATGDRRRGRAAASAVTVVGSLLLVAGYALALDGPGLWLLVATTVGVAFATANAVDGGFDRDWELWRVPGRNVATVFVVALGVTFLGAFVHLSWVAVAVVGLAVTTATPLVALVAIQGQVLLVLALLSRVSPVLDDWLPATDPDERSLRDVLRDVDGADAPRGYWAVLAGQVVLALLSLRTPILGRLVPGPVGSLLTAGAIQALLWGVVALLSVVLLAEGVRILVVTFLGSDPGGWLADRAGGVLAILVAVPLGLGLTVVPHVVDGVVPSSVPTLAVAVAPLAGLTVALVAVTVLLAVASPLVAVGVDHDLLPAADAGFAVGSGLLAVSTIAAAGSVPDPVVFLGVAGALLCWDLGSHASSVGRQLGRLADTRRGEFVHLTASCLVVGGGAVAVALAHEFLVPLLAPPQTQIGLRRAVVALLATLVAVLAFVAAAALRDRSDEQGL
- a CDS encoding aldo/keto reductase — its product is MSNQQPTAESVPTAQGMPMLGLGTWQNTDPDQCADSVAEALEAGYRHVDTAQAYDNEEDVGRGIEQADVDREDVFLATKVWIDSLAGDDVIETTEESLAKLGVDSVDLLYVHWPARTYDPENTLPAFAELKDRGLIERIGVSNFEPRHVDRAREVLDEPVFANQVEMHPLLPQEELREYAEETGLELVAYSPLARGAVFDNDVISAVAEDNGVSEAQVSLAWLREKGVTAIPKASSADHLLDNWESLSLDLDDDEIERIDAIDERDRRIDPDFAPDWD
- a CDS encoding winged helix-turn-helix domain-containing protein produces the protein MKQENAPKQSTEDLLEILADPRRRFVLSHLSRNGPATLYELSSRLAEVEDVDSAADCPDSLTTQLYHVHLPKLEEAGLITYDPVNHDVEPVDIDDERISGLLRLASEADDVSE
- a CDS encoding M48 family metalloprotease; amino-acid sequence: MGPDTTLTRRVAATLGALALLNLAFVAAVGYLLAPWVRPLVAALAAALPLGPASAPVAWLVAVGAPLLALFLRAQIGYARRYAVSAVGAREVDRDEYPDLHARIDRLAHLADCPPPRVAVVDSAVPNSLAVGTARDATVVVSEGLLETLDDAELDAVLAHELAHVANRDVTVMTLATFIPAVASGEYAPLADLLGGRRVWPVAAAGAALVALAAATVPDGVAAVSALSAAAAVLIATYLLGGIVLGVVAVPVVLLSRSLSRTREFAADRAAAVVTGDPAAVASAVRTLATDPARPPDADRRSARRGVRALCFVSHGFGGDGAEDPPFDVPVRSHPPAEDRTRRLREVAADQ
- a CDS encoding DUF4129 domain-containing protein is translated as MARNGLRAVLALVAVVAVVLGTAHVQAAFGVEPAEVPEDAIQSGSAAGSGGAAQDTPTDDGRATPTPTPTPTPTPTPSTGDPTEHGSGSGGSDGTPTQTATPTAASSDVGGSGPSWLPLITLLVVVAVLAVVFGGRSGRDSGIGPLPSLPRLSLPRLSRLTAAALFQVAGGLARTVEGIAVAAASASTAMAEAGAAARLLAGGLATVPRLAVAPLAALGGFSTDSLSSGLVQWRQSADDAPTDDARDVAAMGGDEESTQPDPVDSVAEAWRRLVERVAVENPDARTPGEYARRAVAAGLPSGPVRRLTRLFREVRYGGRGETDERVARARSALDSLRGGDD
- a CDS encoding halocyanin domain-containing protein; protein product: MTEGTADVSRRAFMRTAAGATAAAGASGVAAGQDNESDGGGGGGGTPDFGGFLDGVGNFDGSVTDATGQDSATVEVGVQANGGAYGFGPAAIHVDNGATVQWEWTGEGGGHNVVSDGDGPLGSDTYSESGVNYEHTFEEDGIYPYICEPHVGLGMKGAVVVGSDYPTAGGGGGGGGGGGGSGAGGPTMPDSVKSMGVATSFVMLATLGMGYVFIKYGGDYDQPE
- a CDS encoding DUF58 domain-containing protein; translation: MTLEAVSHRDVGLSVALVAGAAGVTTSQPVLLSAAAVGLVYAAYEAATPAPRPDLTLERTLSTASPMPGERVEVTVAVTNDGAAPLHDVRLVDGVPSRLAVVEGSPRFGTALEPGERATFSYAVRARRGDHAFGETTVVCRSLSGDEEVRETVRADSELSCRVTVDEVSPGTQTLPYPGRNEADDPGEGVSFYGVREYESTDSMRRVDWKRFARTGELTAVQYEARRSAAVVVLVDARLEFARTDRSPTATQFAKYAAERVGTALLDGDDRVGAALYDDGAYLAPGTGRTQALRLRRLLIHEAHPDAAPSDGAATAAGFDGRVFLYGASGDGPSIGRGARRGPTDVPELHQRLPDRAQVLFCSPLLDDEAADVAAALSARDRDVTVVSPDLTSDETPGNAVERIERRERIDRVRRIGRVVDWDVDAPLPRAIERATERWSR